In Granulicella tundricola MP5ACTX9, the following are encoded in one genomic region:
- a CDS encoding DUF4279 domain-containing protein, which yields MSHKYTVEFRIYGKSLDPAAVTADLGLEPCRTVNPGTRRADGRLLEGLWAFDGDPSEAFSGSLEEALRFVLDLLHPLKERILAYRTSAHLVWWCGHFQSSFDGGYTLSAAVLGQLSDFGVEFTVDNYFSESEATAE from the coding sequence ATGTCACACAAGTACACGGTGGAGTTCAGAATCTACGGCAAGAGTCTCGACCCGGCTGCTGTCACCGCCGATCTTGGCTTAGAGCCCTGCCGGACAGTGAACCCCGGAACCAGGAGGGCCGACGGGAGGCTGTTGGAGGGTCTCTGGGCCTTCGACGGCGATCCATCGGAGGCATTCAGCGGCTCACTTGAGGAAGCTCTTAGGTTCGTTCTCGACTTGCTACATCCCCTAAAAGAGCGGATTCTCGCGTACCGGACTAGCGCACATCTTGTTTGGTGGTGTGGACACTTCCAGTCCAGCTTCGATGGTGGATACACTCTGTCGGCGGCTGTCCTGGGCCAGCTCTCCGACTTTGGAGTTGAGTTCACAGTCGACAACTACTTTAGCGAATCCGAAGCGACGGCAGAGTAG